The sequence below is a genomic window from Scylla paramamosain isolate STU-SP2022 chromosome 38, ASM3559412v1, whole genome shotgun sequence.
CAGTAGCAGCCTCAAGTGCTATTGAGTCAAGGTGGTGTGCTGAGGTCTTCTACAGGTCCTCCAGGCTGTGTATAAGAGCTCTCACCTTCTCCATTTCAGTCCTGATTGACTTCAGCTGAAAGATTGAAGTCTGAttgaagaaaaacaagtgaaagcAAGATCATTTTTATagcagaaggaaaagtaccattattattatcagtcatGAGAAGTAGTATACTCATTTACCTCTGCATCAAAATGGGAACACAAGATctagtgttttcttatttaaacATACAGTCTTAGCTACCCTAACTGCTCCTTTGATACTCCTTGAAACTAAAGCACCTACATGTACCTACTCTCAGTGGAGTGTGGCTGGCAGATGTGTAGTGGCTAGTGGGTGGTAGAAACAAGAAATTCAATGTGGAGTATGGATGGGAGGATGTGGAGTAGCGACTGGGTATACAGATGGATAACAGTGTGGTGGGTTACCTTGGTGTGGTGGGCCAGCTGTACATGTGGTGGTGACCTTTCTAGGTATCCTGGGGAGgtcaccatcttcaccaccttcctctcgtctctctccagCTTCATCAGTTTCTTGGTCAGCCTTGCCACCTCCACCTTGGGATCCACCACACCCTGAAGGAAAAGAGCTATGTTATCTACACCTTACAAATTACCTATAAAAatctatcctttctttcttttatttttttccttttcttcattagtttttatttttttccctcaaaatCCTCAGTGGACATTGCCTCCCTTCCCAAAACAAACCTGCAGGTGGAGGTAGACAGTGGTGGCGCTGGAGATGGTGGAGACAGCACAGgcggagtggaaggaagagtgagagctGCCTTCCtgcaccttcacctccttcatgcGGCCCAGGGTGGTGAGCGTCTGCAGGTTGTCTGTCAGTATGTTCCTCAGCACCCCGTCTGAGCTGACCACAGTGCCTGGAGACAGTGAACCAGTGACACAATGCTCCAATAAGGGAAGGTTGAACACTTTACACCTATCAAGTGTCCATTCAGGGTAACATTCCCCAAGTGCCAGAGAGAGGTGCTGTCCTGGCCCTAATACAACAGGGACACTGGACATTAAAGCAAAAGTGTGAGAAAAATGCATTATTATATCTCCAATCCTTGCTTTCCATACCGTTAACTCTGTTGTGGAAGATGCCGTAGGATGTCTTAAGGGTACGGAGAGCTGAGGCGACTTCCAGCAGggcctccactccctcctccaccctcaggTCCCTCAAACCCTCAAACTGAAGGGAAACATTAGGAATCACATCTTTCTACCTCTCATTTGTCAAACATCAGGGAAGTACACTCAGTCATTAAGAAATACAAGCCTTTCTACCTCCACAATTTTCATCCCTTGCACTTTCAAACCCTGGACAAACACAACCTCACCTCCTTCGGCAGGGGATAGCTACACTGCATTACACTCTGCTGCCTCCCATGCTGCCTTGGGAGTCGCTGGTACAGTTCCTCGGCCAGGTAGGGCATGAAGGGAGCCACCAGCCGCAGCCCAGTGTCAATGCAGGTCCACAGTGTTTGCAAGGCTgcgtctctctctgcctctgtgCCATCTCTCAAAACTGCCTTCATGCTTTCCTGGAAGGCATGAGGTCATGAATACAAGTAATGAGGTTATAAAAGCTATACTATCTAtctcataaaaataaataaatccaggTCAAAGTTCAGCTCACCAGGTAAACATCACACAGTTGGTTATGCCAGAAGGTGGTGAAAGCTTTGGTCACCACATGGAGGTCGTATGCCTTGAAGGTGTTGTCTGCTGTGGTGACCAAGGCCGCAAGGTGACTCATTATCCACCGATCCATCAGTCCAAGTTGCTGCAGTCTGTGGAGTGAGGTGGATGAGGGAGTGTGTTAGAGATGTGGTAGACCAGGATGTAATGTGATTGATGAAGAAAGATGTGGTAAAAATTCTGCAGTTCGTTCTTTTCACTCATATTTCCCTTCCTACATGTCAAAGAGGCAGCCACAGAcacaaaaatgagagaaaggccAATACAATTTCCTTCTCGTACAAAATAGATTAGTTTCCAAATAAATTTAGCCAATAAAGTTAATGGAAGCACTTTGATATACCTCCAATTAAACCCCACAAATACAGACCTAAGATTAAACACAAACATAGGTTAATACAATCAGTTCCTTAACAAAGCTACTTTATGTGCCTCCAGTACAAGCCAAGTCCTCCCACCTGTGTGACTCCTGTACAGGCGAGGCACGGGACACTCCCAAGTCAGCCACCTTGTCCAGCGCCGACAGCAGGAACCTCACAGTCTGCCAGATCTTGTTGCCGAAAAACTTGTTCTGTTCCATGCGAGTGACGTCAATGTTCAGCAGCTGGTCTGCCAGGGAAGTGTTATGAGAGATTTACAAACGTacagcaaggcaaggcacacagctttcacactcacctcacactcacaacactctttcaacaccttaacctttgttggggaagagaagcacTCCTGCCTTAACCTtacaaatacacttattataATCTTATCTCTTACATATACCAAGAcgaggcacacaactttcacccTTACTCTCACTCACAACACTTTAAATGCATTAATCCTAgttggggaagagaagcacTCCTTCCCTAACCTTACAAGAGCACTCACTAAAATCTTATCTTCCacatataccaaaacaaaacacacaattttcaccctcactcactcaacactcaacaccttAGCCCCTGATGGGGAAGAGAAGCACTCCTCTCCTAACCTTACAAGAGTGCTCActaaaatcttatctcctacatataacaaaacaaaacacacgattttcaccctcactcactcaacactcaacaccttAGCCCTTGATGGGAAAGAGAAGCACTCCTCTCCTAACCTTACAAGAGCACTCACTAAAATCTTATCTCTACTCCATTTAtccatacatactcgtacaccaaCCCAGTAACACCACACAAGACTCAAAGCACCACACAGTCATACAcattcatctatctatgccACACTGACTCTTGAAGTTGGTGGAGCACAGGGTGAACCGAAGGGCATCCGCTCCACACTCTGGGATGCCTGTGGGGAAGTTCCTCCTGATACCAGTGAGTACCTCTTCTGCATTCAggctcccctccaccctctcacaCAGTACCTGAGGGCATGAGGGGGTGGTGAGAGGATAAGAGGGTatgagtgagaagggaagggatgaaatatggtgaaaaacagaagagaacacagatgagcaggaaaatggaagcaaagaagaggaaaaggaagaaaagacaagagatgaaaagacaaagaaagggagaaaacagagaaaacataATTTTTGCCACTCTAAAGATTGAATTACAtctaaaaattctctctctctctctctctctctctctctctctctctctctctctctctctctctctctctctctctctctctctctctctctctctctctctctctctctctctctctccagcactccttcaaaaaaatacacttgctAAGAAGCTTTCACAAATATTCATGTATCAACTGCTGTCAAGGTACTGTTCACCACAGCCAATGAACATCAATACAGaacacacactccagcaccagcaAGTTACACACCTCCAGGGACGCCCCATTGATGACATCCAGGGGGTCTATCACATTGCCCCGGGACTTGGACATCTTGTGGCCGCCGCCATCACACAGGAGGCCATGCAGCAGCAcagtctggggagggagggtgatataACACAGGTGATATAACACAGGTAATACTGGCAGTAATTAATACCAAGTttcaaaagaggaaggagaagtaacACACAGGTAGTTACTTTATAAAACATATCAATTATTGAAATATATCACCTTCATCTATAAATATTACTAGCCTTCTGAAATCTCCACCTTTTTATCAAACAATTACTAATGCTACAGTTTACAGTATTAACAGATATTTCAGTTATATACCACTGAAAATATGGACTAATTACACATCTACAATTAGTTACCTGGAGTTTCTGATAACACAcaagacaaaggaacaaaaacaagaacaacaacagagagaaCAAGACCAGGAGAGCAAGACCCAGACGGCCTCACCTCAAAGGGAAGCCTCCCCGTCAGGTTGAGTCCCAGCATGACCATCCGAGCCACCCAGAAGAAGAGGATGTCGTGACCCGTCTCCACCAAGGTCGTCGGGTAGAAGCGAGCAAGGTCAGGCGtggtctctcccctcccctgacTCGGCCAGCCCAGCGAGGCAAAGGGAAACAGGCCAGAGGAAAACCAGGTGTCCAGGACGTCTTCCTCCTGCAGGGTGGAGATGATGGAGGCCAAGGGTATACCTGGGGAGGAGCACAGGGTGAGCACGGAAAGTTGCGACTATTACTGTAGCTGTCAAGACGATTATTTATCTATTGCCATACgaggtttattttttcttaatgagggtttgcacacacacactcacaccagaATGATATAAAATAGTGCAGTCTTCCCTcatagaaataaagaagggtaCCCAGAATAGGTTAATAAAAGTGATACAGACAAGGACTGCACCTCAACTGTAGGGAAAAAAACTACAATTAGGTAAAGTTTTGCCCCACAGAAATACAGATAATAGGAACAAACTATGATGAGATACAACACAAAGAATGTAAatcaactgaaggaaaaacaataaaaagtaaacatttctcCCATATATTAGACCCTGCAAACTaacactaggtaaacacacccacacgcacacacacacacacacacacacacgcacacacacacacacacacacacacacacacaccttccttctccacagcCTTCCGCCTTGCATCCTCCTCCGAGCCAgccgccacccacacctcccggCCATCTGCTGCAGTGATGTGGTACACTGGGATTCTGTGGCCCCACCAGAGCTGCCGGGAGACGCACCAGTCTGTGATGTTGTCCAGCCAGCTGTGCCATGCCCTCCTGTGCAGCTGTGGCACCAGGTTCAGACGGCCGCTCTGCACAGCCTCGGATGCCTGCTTTGCCAACTCCTTGCACCGAACGAAcctgtgtagacatgaaagtaagcaagcaaaTGTTTATGGCTAATCATAATACTCATCATGCCAGTATCATctgcagcatcaccatctgctcACCACTGGGGCCTCAGCAAGGGCTCAATGACATCCTGTGTCCTGCTGCAGCGAGGCACCATCATGGGGTGGGCGCGGCACCCTCTGTACAGCCCCAGTGCCGACAGGGCCAACAGCACTGCCTCCCGCGCCTCAAACCTCAGCAAACCCTTTGGGGGAATGAAACCCTGTTAAGCTTAATAGTGAAGACAGTAGTGATGATGCAGTTAATAGTTTAAGACTTAATGAATGATATTACTGGATCTCATTAACCATCATAGCTCAGTCTTTGTGGTGGTAAACAGTGCAGACAACACTGGTGGTACAGTTCATCATTAGGTAGACTTGACAAATACTATCATAGCTCAAG
It includes:
- the LOC135091834 gene encoding valine--tRNA ligase-like, with translation MGLYMREVVRGVARGRLAACATREMCTNIKKTPVKKDLSEPMAAAYKPGEVERGWYCWWEDRGFFRRTDAEEDFVMAFPPPNVTGSLHLGHALTCSIQDAIARWQQMQGRQVVFIPGADHAGIATQVVVERHLWDTQGKTKHDLGRQKFVDEVWKWKEEKGTMIFDQLRRLGASLDWDRAVFTMDVHMNEAVTEAFVRLYDAGLVYRKEALVNWCCSLQSAISDIEVDHLHLTGPTELTVPGYSKPVTFGKMYDFAYRLADSEEEVIVSTTRPETMLGDTAVMVHPEDPRYTHLHTRRLLHPLRRETIPVITDPVVDPEFGTGAVKVTPGHSHEDCQVGERHSLPFLSILDSSGKITNIVPEFEGLLRFEAREAVLLALSALGLYRGCRAHPMMVPRCSRTQDVIEPLLRPQWFVRCKELAKQASEAVQSGRLNLVPQLHRRAWHSWLDNITDWCVSRQLWWGHRIPVYHITAADGREVWVAAGSEEDARRKAVEKEGIPLASIISTLQEEDVLDTWFSSGLFPFASLGWPSQGRGETTPDLARFYPTTLVETGHDILFFWVARMVMLGLNLTGRLPFETVLLHGLLCDGGGHKMSKSRGNVIDPLDVINGASLEVLCERVEGSLNAEEVLTGIRRNFPTGIPECGADALRFTLCSTNFKNQLLNIDVTRMEQNKFFGNKIWQTVRFLLSALDKVADLGVSRASPVQESHRLQQLGLMDRWIMSHLAALVTTADNTFKAYDLHVVTKAFTTFWHNQLCDVYLESMKAVLRDGTEAERDAALQTLWTCIDTGLRLVAPFMPYLAEELYQRLPRQHGRQQSVMQCSYPLPKEFEGLRDLRVEEGVEALLEVASALRTLKTSYGIFHNRVNGTVVSSDGVLRNILTDNLQTLTTLGRMKEVKVQEGSSHSSFHSACAVSTISSATTVYLHLQGVVDPKVEVARLTKKLMKLERDERKVVKMVTSPGYLERSPPHVQLAHHTKLKSIRTEMEKVRALIHSLEDL